The segment GCCGCAGCAGCCGGTTCCGGTGTCGCCGGCGTTTCAGTCGGCGGGACTTCGCCTGAGAGCATCGCGGCGGCGTCGGCAAACAGCTCTTCCGAACTTTCCGCGACGGATGGCGCCGCAGCGGCCGCTGGTTTGGGAGCTGGCGGAGCCGGCATCTTGGCGGCGGTCTTGCTGGCCGAGCGGGTCTTCGTTTCGGATGGGTTCACCGTTTCCGACGAAGACTTCGTCGGCGGCAATTGAACCGTCTTGGCGGTCGCCGCTTCCGACGAGGTGAGATCGGTGGTCGCACTGGGGGCGACGATCTGCACCATGCTGCCGCACTTCGGGCAAGGTAGAATCTGTCCGATCAACTCCGCGTGTTTTACACGGAGAGGCGCCCGGCAGGTCGTACATCGGATCGAGAAAGGTTCCACGTCGCTATGCTTTGGATCAAAGTCCGGCAGAGTTATTTTTTCAGTTGAAAAGGCGCAGGCAACTCGTATTTCTTCTTCGCGGCCTGGGCTCTGGTAGTAATCAATATAACCTTGTCGCCGTCCGGATTCTCCGGATCTGGGGCAATTACGTAAACAAGTTTTTGGTCCGCTTCGTTCGGCGCGGTCACCGTGGTGACCGGATTCGCCTTCATCAGGAGGGCGATCAGGACCTCTTCGGCTGGCTGGTCCATCATGTTGAACTGCCGGATTTGCTGGTTCTGGGTGATCCCATCTAACTGCAAGTCGCCGCCCAGCAATTTGACCGGGGCGCCCAGTTCATCCCCAAAATCCCGCATCGCAAAGTCGAGCGAATTCTGCGGAAACGCCAGGCTGATCTTCTTTTTCAGCTTCCCTTCGACCGACTGGTCATTTGCGCCGCCACCGCCGCCAGCCACGGCTGTCGGGCCCGCGGCGCCGCTGCCGCTGGTCGAGGCCGAAATGGTCAATTCGGCCGCCGCCAACAGGTTCGGTGCGGCGTACGACGGCAACGCGATGTTGATGACCGCCTGTTTGCCGTCAGCACCGGTGCGGGCGAACTTGTGGGCGAACTCCAGCATCGTCGGGAACTTGCCTCCCAGCGATTGCCAATAGGGAGTGGGACCGAGCTGGGCGATGGTGTTGGCGACCAGCTTCGAGCCTCCCAGGATCCTCGCTCGCAGCGATTCGGCCAGGCCAAACGGTTCCGCCGCCAGCGAGCCGATAAAGCGTCCTTCGGTGTAGCAGTTGGTCGCGTCGAGTTGGCAGCTGACGAGACCGGCTTGGATCATGTCTCCCAGGAACCAGCCAACCGGTTCTTTCAAACCAGCGAGCGCTCCCGAACTGAGGGGCGACTGGGGCGACTGCAAGTACCGCGCGTCGAACAGCAGATTCAGCGTTCGCTCATCGTCGGACGAGCGGCGGAGTTGTTCCATTTCGAGCGGCAACGTCGGAGCGGCGCCGCCGGTTGCGGCGATCGCAGCGATGTCGCTGTCGGCGCCCATCGCAAAGCCGCGTCCGCTTTCGGTCGGCAGCGGATAGAACGACCAGGCGCCAAGCTTGAAGTATTGCGAAGGAGCCTGGCCGACCGACTGAGCGCCTCCCCACTTCGACATCAGGTTGGTCGGCCCTTTCAGGCGAACGACGATCGTCGGCTGCGCGGCAGGCGTGGTTGGCCCATAGCCGAAGGTCGCCGTTTCGACTTCGCTCCAGCTGAACCCGCTGGTCGTTTCCCAACCTTTCCAGGCGGCGTTGAATTGCGGACCGAGCGCCTCGAGCGCTTTGCGGCCTGCTTCGCTGCCGGTCAAATCATCGACGCGGAGGGTCAACACGCTCTTCACGCCGCTCGGCAAACCTTCCAGCGTGATCGCTGCGCCTTGTGTGGGGGAGGCCCAGAGCGTTTGCTGATCGTCGGCGATCAGCTGCACCGGCATCTCGCCGCCGGTTTGCGGCGTTGGCGGAGGATTCGTGTTGCCACCGCCGCCGGGAATTGTCGGCGGATTGCTCGGATCGACCGTGACCGGCGTCGGATCGTTATCGGCGACGTCGCCGTTCTCGCCGGGCATGTTTTGCAACACCCAGATCCCGGCGCCACCCATTCCGATCGCCAGAATCGCGAGCACGACCAACTGCGTGATTCGTTTGACTTGCTTCTTTTTGCGGGCTCGCTCGGCCAGGCTCGTCGCGCGGCTTTCCCCTTGAATGGCGCCGGGGACAGCAGCGGCTGCGACCGGGGCCCCAACCGGAGTCGCGACGGGAGCGGCGACCGGTGCTGCGACCGGCGTCGCCACAGGCGTCGCCATCGGCGGAGCGCCGTAGCCGGGCATCATCGGGGGAGCGCCAGGCATCGGCATTCCGGGCGCACCGGGCATCGGCATGCCGGGAGCCCCAGGAAATGGAGCGGCGGTAGGGGGCGAGAAATGTTGCGGCATCCCCTGCGGCGGCGTTGCGCTGGGCGGAGGCGTCACTTGCGGCAGCGACTGCATGTAGGCGCCAAGCGTCGCCGGGGCGGTCACGACCGGAGGATTCAGCTGCGACGGATCGACCAGCGCCCCCAGGGCGTTCGCCACGTCACCGGCCGTTTGATAACGGACCGTCGGGCTCTTCGCCATCATGTAGGCGAGCGTTTGAAACATTTGCGGCGGGATCTGCGGCGCTTGAGCGACCGGCTCCGCGGCATGTCGGCTGAACTTCTGATTCAAGTCGCCGCCGGCGAACGGCGGATTGCCGGTGAGCAGATCGAACAGGATGCAGCCGAGCGAGTAGACGTCGCTCAAGCGAGTCGGCGGCGTGCCGGGCGTTGCAAGCTCCGGCGCCGAGTAATCGGCGCGGCGCAGCGTAGCTTCGTCTGCTTTGCTCCAATCGGCGGCTTGCGGCAAATCGAGCGGGTTGTTCATCACCTTCAAATTGCCGTTGGCTTCCAGCCACAGGGCGTCAGGCGTCAGGTTCCCCTGGATGATGCCCATGCTATGGAGCCGATCGATCGCCAAGGTCGCTTGGCGAACCAGACGCGCACAGTCGGCGGCCGGAACCGGTTGTCCCGGACCGGGACGACTTTCCTGTAGCGGATTGCCGGTCGGCTCTTCGGTCGCCAGGAAGAAGTTGTTGCCGCCGATTTCGAACAATTCAAAGCAGCGCCACAGATGCGGGTGAGGCGTGGCGCAGCGGCTGCGGATCTGTTGTTGCACGACTGCCCAGAGCGGGGCGTCGGCGATCGTCATCTTCGGAACTTTATGGAGCAGAACGGGATGTCCCGATTCGATATGCTCGGCATGATAGGCGCCGGCGAGCGGTCCCGAATCGACCCGATCGATCAGGCGGTACGCGCCGAGTTGGAACGGTCCTGACTTGCCGCCGAGCAAGACGCGGGCCTGGTACGGAGTAATCGCCGACTCGCCGATCAGCCACTTTGCGAGCTTTTTGGAGTCAGCGTCTCCGCCGGCGTGCTGCTTGAAACTTTCGTGGAGTTGCTGGCAGCGCTCCTTGGGAAGCAGGTTGCTTTTCAGCAACAATTTCCAGAAGTCGTGGGTGTTAACGACGGCCATGCGCTCGGAAGTTTTTCGAGGTGGGAAGCTTGGGTTGGAAACAGGGCGTCAGCCGCAGTTAAGTCTCTGTAATTCTTTAGCTTACATTCTTTTGACGTATCTCGGCAAAGAGAATGCAAAAATAGGACGCAACTGCGTTCTTCGCTCCCTCAGGGTTATATACGCAACTGGTTGTAGCAATTATTCACCCCTCCGCCTATTTCGAGGGGGTTAAGTTGCGTTAACTTCCCAGCTTTTTCAAGATCTGGCCCGCCTCTTCGATCTGGGGGCGAGCGACGTCGAGATGGGTCACCGCGCGAACTCCTTGGCCGCTGATCGCCATCATGGCGACGCCGGCCTCCTTGAGTTGAGAGACGAACTGGGCCGCGGTGCCGATTTTCGGATCGACCTGGAAAATCACAATGTTGGTGTCGACCGTCTCCGGCGTCAGCGACAGATGGGCCGATTCGCGAATCGCCGCGGCCAGAACCTGGGCGTGCTCGTGATCGTAGACCAGACGTTCGCGATGGTGCTGAAGTCCATAGAGGGCCCCCGCCGCGATGACGCCGGCTTGTCGCATGCCGCCGCCGAATAGCTTGCGATGGCGACGCGCTTCTCGCATCATGTCGGCCGGACCTGCGAGACACGAACCGACCGGAGCTCCGAGTCCCTTGCTAAAGCAGACGCTGACTGTGTCAAAGTGCTGGCTCCAATCGGCCAGTGAGATGCCGGTCGCCGCGACGGCATTGAAGAGCCTCGCCCCATCCAAGTGAGTGATCAGCCCGGCGTCGTGCGCCCAGCGGCAGATTTTCTCGACGTTTTCGTACGGCTGAATCTTGCCGGCGCCACGATTGTGCGTGTTTTCGAGACAAACCAGGCGCGTTCGGACCATGTGGTCGTTTTCGGGACGGATCAGTCCGTTGTTCAGCTGCTCCGGTTTGAGAACGCCATATTCCCCTTCGATCGTGCGCGTCGCGATGCCGCTCAGCTGGGCGAAGGCCGCTTGCTCATAGTTGTACACATGGCAACCGACTTCGCAGATGAACTCGTCCCCAGGCTTGCAGTGGATCCGGATTGCGATCTGGTTGGTCATGCTGCCGGACGGCATGTAAACGGCCGCTTCTTTTCCCAACAGCTCGGCGGTCATCCGCTCCAGACGGTCGACGGTCGGATCGATGTCGATCACGGCGTCTCCCACTTCGGCGTTGGCCATCGCGGTGCGCATAGTCGGGGTCGGTTGCGTGACGGTATCGCTGCGGAGGTCGATCATGGCGGCGCCTTCTGGGCGGAAGTGAGGCGAAAAAGGGAAGTTCCGTCCTTCAATTATCCGCTTTCTGCGCCAACAGCCAAGCCGACGGGGGATTGGGGGCTATCGGAGTCATTCGCCAAGCGGCCCCAATCGAGTAGGATGAACGGTTTCCCCGCAGCCTTCCGCTAGCCGCAGAGAGTCCTTTGGACGACGCTTACGACTTATTGGCCGCCGCCGCGTTCGGCATCGAGAAGGTCGCTGCGCGCCAGATCGAACAACTGGGCTATGAACCGAAGATCATCGGCTCGGGAAAAATCTTGTTCCGCGGCACAATGGCCGACGTCGCGAAGACCAATCTTTGGCTCCGGACCGCCGATCGCGTCTTGATCCGTTTGGGAGCGTTCAAGGCGGATGACTTTGGACTCTTGTTCGACGGCGTGCGGGCGCTACCGTGGGAAAAGTTCATCCCGGCCGACGGCTGCTTTCCGGTCAACGGACGTTCGCTGAAGTCGCAACTTTCGAGCGTCCCTGCTTGCCAGAAGATCGTGAAGAAGGCGATCGTCGAACGACTCTTGGCCGAGCATGGCGTCAGCGAGCTTCCCGAAACCGGTCCCCGAATCACGGTCGAAGTGGCGCTGCTGGAAGACGAAGCGACGCTCACCATCGACACGACCGGCGCCAGTTTGCACAAGCGCGGCTATCGCAAGTTGGTCGGTCCGGCGCCGCTGAAAGAGACGCTCGCCGCCGCGCTGATCGACCTGAGCTACTGGAAGCCGGGGCGTCCGCTAATCGATCCGTTCTGCGGCAGCGGCACGATTCCGATCGAAGCGGCGCTGATCGCGCGAAACTTCGCCCCCGGTTTGACGCGCGAGTTCGACTTTGAAAGTTGGCCCCTCACCTCGCCCGAGATGATGTCGGACCTGCGAGCCGACGCTCGTAAGGCGAAGCTCAAAAAGCTCGATCGGCCGCTCCTGGGATTTGATACCGACGCTGACGTCTTGAAACTGGCTCGCCAACATGCCAACACCGCCGGCGTGGCGCACGATGTGATTTTCGAGCAACGCGACTTCCGCGATCTGCGCAGCGATGACGAATATGGCTGCGTCATCACCAATCCGCCCTATGGCGAGCGGATCGGCGAACGCCGCGAACTGATCGAGCTTTATAGGTCGTTCCCGCATGTGCTGCGGCATTTGCCGACATGGTCGCACTATGTGCTGACCGCCGAGTCGCAGTTTGAACGCTTGATCGGACAGAGCGCCGATCGCCGCCGGAAGATTTACAACGGCCGGATCGAGTGCCAGCTTTATCAGTTCTTCGGGCCGCGTCCGCCGAAAACTGAACAGGCTCCGGCGGAGGCCGAAGTTGAAACGGTCGACGTCGACGATACGCCGCAGGAAGTGAAGATCGAAGCGGCGCCGATGCCGGCCTTTGGCGGGCTAACGGCGAAAGCGGACGAACAGGCCGAACTGTTCACCAATCGCTTGGTCAAGCTTCAGCGTCACTTGCGCCGCTGGCCGAAGCGCGGGATCTATTGCTATCGCTTGTATGAACGTGACATTCCGGAGATCCCGCTCGTCGTCGATCGCTATCACGATTACTTGCATCTGAGCGAATACGAACGCCCTCACGATCGGACGCCGGCGCAACATGCGGAGTGGCTCGATCGGATGGCCGACGTCGCGGCCGATGCGCTGGAGATCCCGCGCGAGAATGTCTTCGGCAAGACCCGCGTCGTCCAGCGCGGCGATCAACAGCATGAGCGGCAAGATGACCGCCGCGTGACGATCGACGCCGAAGAAGGTGGATTGAAGTTCGAGGTCAATCTTTCGGACTACGTCGATACCGGGTTGTTCCTCGATCACCGCGTCGCGCGCGGCATGGTGCGGGATGAGGCGAAGGGAAAGCATTTTCTCAATCTCTTCTGCTACACCGGCGCCTTTTCGGTTTACGCCGCCGATGGCGGAGCGGCCAGCACTACGTCGGTCGACCTTTCGCCCACCTACCTGGCGTGGGCTGATCGCAACTTGCGGCGAAATGGGTTCCGTGGTCCCGAGCATCGATTGCTGCAGGGGGACGTGATGGAATGGTTGCGGGCTCCGGTCGAAGAGACGTACGACTTGGCGGTGATCGACGTGCCGACCTTCTCCAACAGCAAGCGAACCGAGACGGTCTGGGACGTCCAGCAGGACTATGTCGAGGCGCTCGAGCTGCTGATCGACCGGATGGCGCCGGAGGGGGTGATCTACTTTTCGACCAACTTCCGCCGGTTCAAATTCGACGAATCGCTTTTCGAGGGGGTCTCGATTCGGGAGATCTCGAAACGGACCGTCCCCGAAGATTTCCGGAATAAACGAATCCATCGCTGTTGGCGGATGGTCGTTCGCCCCTAGTTTGGGCGGGGGCTACCCTTTCGTGATCGACCTCCAGCGAACAAAATGGGACTCTTCCCTGTCCTGTGGACCGACTTCCCACCTTTGTAACGCCGCTTGAAAGCCCGATGGCCGAAATCGCTTTGAACATCGCTCGTATCGACGCCCGGCAGGACGACGTCGCCGCACGTCTGGCCGAACTTCGCGAAAAGCTGAGCCCCCGCGGAAACGTGGTGAGCGAAGCAGGCCGCCGCCGAACGATCGAAACGTTTGGCGAGCCCCTCTCGCCGCAGCAAGTGGTCGAGCGAATCTGTCACGAAGTGCAGACCGAAGGCCTGGCCGCCGTCCTCCGTTACAGCGAAAAGCTGGACGGCAAGAAGCTGACGGCCGAAACGATTCGCGTTCCGCAGGCCGAGCTGGAAGCGGCGCATGCCGCCGCGGCGCCCGAGTTTCTGGAAACGATCCGCAAGATCCGTGAGAACATCTGGGAGTTCCAAACGGCGATCCTGCACAAAGACGTGCAAGTTGATCGGCCCGACGGCATCTTCCTCCGCCAGCGTTACTTGCCGCTGCAGCGAGCCGGGCTTTGCGTTCCTGGCGGCGCGGCCGCGTATCCTTCGACCGTGCTGATGACCGCCGTACCGGCTTTGGCGGCTGGCGTCAAAGAACTGGTCGTCGTCGCTCCGCCGACTCCGTTTGGTTCGTACAACGCGGACCTGCTGGCGACCTGT is part of the Blastopirellula sediminis genome and harbors:
- the rlmKL gene encoding bifunctional 23S rRNA (guanine(2069)-N(7))-methyltransferase RlmK/23S rRNA (guanine(2445)-N(2))-methyltransferase RlmL, giving the protein MDDAYDLLAAAAFGIEKVAARQIEQLGYEPKIIGSGKILFRGTMADVAKTNLWLRTADRVLIRLGAFKADDFGLLFDGVRALPWEKFIPADGCFPVNGRSLKSQLSSVPACQKIVKKAIVERLLAEHGVSELPETGPRITVEVALLEDEATLTIDTTGASLHKRGYRKLVGPAPLKETLAAALIDLSYWKPGRPLIDPFCGSGTIPIEAALIARNFAPGLTREFDFESWPLTSPEMMSDLRADARKAKLKKLDRPLLGFDTDADVLKLARQHANTAGVAHDVIFEQRDFRDLRSDDEYGCVITNPPYGERIGERRELIELYRSFPHVLRHLPTWSHYVLTAESQFERLIGQSADRRRKIYNGRIECQLYQFFGPRPPKTEQAPAEAEVETVDVDDTPQEVKIEAAPMPAFGGLTAKADEQAELFTNRLVKLQRHLRRWPKRGIYCYRLYERDIPEIPLVVDRYHDYLHLSEYERPHDRTPAQHAEWLDRMADVAADALEIPRENVFGKTRVVQRGDQQHERQDDRRVTIDAEEGGLKFEVNLSDYVDTGLFLDHRVARGMVRDEAKGKHFLNLFCYTGAFSVYAADGGAASTTSVDLSPTYLAWADRNLRRNGFRGPEHRLLQGDVMEWLRAPVEETYDLAVIDVPTFSNSKRTETVWDVQQDYVEALELLIDRMAPEGVIYFSTNFRRFKFDESLFEGVSIREISKRTVPEDFRNKRIHRCWRMVVRP
- a CDS encoding threonine aldolase family protein, with the translated sequence MIDLRSDTVTQPTPTMRTAMANAEVGDAVIDIDPTVDRLERMTAELLGKEAAVYMPSGSMTNQIAIRIHCKPGDEFICEVGCHVYNYEQAAFAQLSGIATRTIEGEYGVLKPEQLNNGLIRPENDHMVRTRLVCLENTHNRGAGKIQPYENVEKICRWAHDAGLITHLDGARLFNAVAATGISLADWSQHFDTVSVCFSKGLGAPVGSCLAGPADMMREARRHRKLFGGGMRQAGVIAAGALYGLQHHRERLVYDHEHAQVLAAAIRESAHLSLTPETVDTNIVIFQVDPKIGTAAQFVSQLKEAGVAMMAISGQGVRAVTHLDVARPQIEEAGQILKKLGS
- a CDS encoding serine/threonine protein kinase — its product is MAVVNTHDFWKLLLKSNLLPKERCQQLHESFKQHAGGDADSKKLAKWLIGESAITPYQARVLLGGKSGPFQLGAYRLIDRVDSGPLAGAYHAEHIESGHPVLLHKVPKMTIADAPLWAVVQQQIRSRCATPHPHLWRCFELFEIGGNNFFLATEEPTGNPLQESRPGPGQPVPAADCARLVRQATLAIDRLHSMGIIQGNLTPDALWLEANGNLKVMNNPLDLPQAADWSKADEATLRRADYSAPELATPGTPPTRLSDVYSLGCILFDLLTGNPPFAGGDLNQKFSRHAAEPVAQAPQIPPQMFQTLAYMMAKSPTVRYQTAGDVANALGALVDPSQLNPPVVTAPATLGAYMQSLPQVTPPPSATPPQGMPQHFSPPTAAPFPGAPGMPMPGAPGMPMPGAPPMMPGYGAPPMATPVATPVAAPVAAPVATPVGAPVAAAAVPGAIQGESRATSLAERARKKKQVKRITQLVVLAILAIGMGGAGIWVLQNMPGENGDVADNDPTPVTVDPSNPPTIPGGGGNTNPPPTPQTGGEMPVQLIADDQQTLWASPTQGAAITLEGLPSGVKSVLTLRVDDLTGSEAGRKALEALGPQFNAAWKGWETTSGFSWSEVETATFGYGPTTPAAQPTIVVRLKGPTNLMSKWGGAQSVGQAPSQYFKLGAWSFYPLPTESGRGFAMGADSDIAAIAATGGAAPTLPLEMEQLRRSSDDERTLNLLFDARYLQSPQSPLSSGALAGLKEPVGWFLGDMIQAGLVSCQLDATNCYTEGRFIGSLAAEPFGLAESLRARILGGSKLVANTIAQLGPTPYWQSLGGKFPTMLEFAHKFARTGADGKQAVINIALPSYAAPNLLAAAELTISASTSGSGAAGPTAVAGGGGGANDQSVEGKLKKKISLAFPQNSLDFAMRDFGDELGAPVKLLGGDLQLDGITQNQQIRQFNMMDQPAEEVLIALLMKANPVTTVTAPNEADQKLVYVIAPDPENPDGDKVILITTRAQAAKKKYELPAPFQLKK